A portion of the Tindallia magadiensis genome contains these proteins:
- a CDS encoding DUF2177 family protein has protein sequence MYYWLRIYFIAIIVFFSVDLLWLGLIAKPFYQKQIGFLLSSRVNWPAAVIFYLLYIGGMVYFVLRPALQQDSWVVALYTGALFGFITYATYDLTNLATIKNWPLLVTIVDLLWGTFLGASVSTATFLILESLKWNQ, from the coding sequence ATGTATTATTGGCTCAGAATATATTTTATAGCTATTATTGTATTTTTTTCTGTTGATCTGTTATGGCTTGGCCTTATTGCAAAACCTTTTTATCAAAAGCAAATAGGATTTTTATTAAGTTCACGGGTTAATTGGCCTGCCGCCGTTATTTTTTATTTGTTGTATATTGGTGGAATGGTTTATTTTGTCCTCCGGCCAGCACTTCAACAAGATAGCTGGGTGGTTGCATTATATACCGGTGCTTTGTTTGGGTTTATCACTTATGCTACTTATGACCTGACTAATCTAGCTACCATTAAAAACTGGCCATTGTTGGTTACAATAGTAGACCTGCTATGGGGTACTTTTCTGGGAGCATCTGTCTCTACCGCTACGTTTCTGATTTTAGAATCTCTTAAATGGAATCAATAG
- a CDS encoding YbhB/YbcL family Raf kinase inhibitor-like protein, whose translation MAFALSELKLTSSAFEFGKKIPQKHTGEGVDVSPSLSWQNIPEGTKSFAVVCHDPDAPKIEPGNYGFVHWVLYNIPGDVTALPEGVGDFTAGMNDFGKEGFMGPMPPEGHGPHYYYFMIFALDENLHLEAGLTLWELFEKIEPHVLGMNRLIGEYERF comes from the coding sequence ATGGCTTTTGCATTATCAGAATTGAAATTAACCAGTAGCGCTTTTGAGTTCGGTAAAAAAATCCCTCAGAAGCATACAGGCGAAGGTGTTGACGTCTCTCCTTCATTAAGCTGGCAAAATATCCCTGAAGGGACTAAATCCTTTGCTGTTGTTTGCCATGATCCAGATGCTCCTAAAATAGAGCCTGGTAACTATGGATTTGTCCACTGGGTACTTTACAATATACCTGGTGATGTTACCGCCCTACCGGAAGGTGTTGGAGATTTTACAGCAGGGATGAATGATTTTGGAAAAGAAGGTTTTATGGGTCCTATGCCTCCTGAAGGTCATGGCCCACACTATTACTACTTCATGATCTTTGCGCTCGACGAGAACTTACATCTTGAAGCAGGCCTTACTTTATGGGAACTTTTTGAAAAAATCGAACCACATGTACTTGGTATGAATCGTCTGATTGGTGAATATGAACGCTTTTAA
- a CDS encoding ATP-NAD kinase family protein: MCESKKAVGVIINPIAGLGGRVGLKGSDGWNIIDKALAMGAEPESSKRASFALKELESLKDQLSFYTYGGEMGEIQLTELGITAKIVGRQDKQRTTAEDTKTAALLLKKAGVDLIIFAGGDGTARNIFEAIGDSIPVVGIPAGVKIHSAVYATNSRNAGLIAKDFMLGIIENTKLAEVMDIDEDIFREGRLSAKLYGYLSVPEAGNRVQSTKSAAPTETEELMGIVDHVVSKMEDNVLYVIGPGTTTKSILQAMEIEGTLLGVDLVRNGEIVEADVSESRIWEHIEQHEGKVKIMVTIIGGQGNIFGRGNQQISPRIIRRVGKKNIIVVATGSKLLSLNGEALLVDTGDQEVDQELSGYIEVIKGYAFTASYPVEC, translated from the coding sequence ATGTGTGAGAGTAAAAAGGCTGTTGGTGTTATTATTAATCCCATTGCAGGGCTAGGAGGTAGAGTAGGCTTAAAAGGAAGCGATGGATGGAATATTATTGATAAAGCGTTGGCGATGGGAGCAGAGCCGGAATCTTCAAAGAGAGCTTCTTTCGCCTTAAAAGAGCTGGAGTCCCTTAAAGATCAACTATCATTCTACACATATGGTGGAGAAATGGGAGAAATTCAATTAACCGAGTTAGGGATCACGGCAAAAATAGTTGGCAGACAAGATAAACAGAGGACAACAGCAGAAGATACAAAAACGGCCGCTCTGTTGCTAAAAAAGGCTGGGGTAGATCTAATCATTTTTGCTGGGGGTGATGGGACCGCTAGAAATATCTTTGAAGCGATTGGTGATAGTATTCCTGTTGTTGGAATACCAGCTGGTGTTAAAATACACTCGGCAGTGTATGCAACTAATTCAAGAAATGCAGGTTTAATTGCAAAAGACTTTATGTTGGGGATAATTGAAAATACAAAACTTGCTGAAGTGATGGATATAGATGAAGATATTTTTCGGGAAGGTAGATTAAGTGCCAAACTTTATGGATATTTATCTGTTCCGGAAGCTGGTAACAGAGTACAAAGTACTAAGTCGGCAGCTCCTACAGAAACTGAAGAATTGATGGGCATTGTAGACCATGTTGTTAGCAAAATGGAAGATAATGTGCTATATGTGATAGGACCAGGAACGACTACTAAATCAATACTCCAGGCAATGGAAATAGAAGGAACTCTCCTAGGGGTTGATTTGGTAAGAAATGGAGAGATAGTGGAGGCAGATGTATCGGAATCGCGGATATGGGAACATATAGAACAGCATGAAGGAAAAGTAAAGATAATGGTTACTATTATTGGGGGACAAGGAAATATTTTTGGACGTGGAAATCAGCAAATAAGTCCGCGGATTATACGGAGGGTGGGAAAAAAGAATATCATCGTAGTAGCAACAGGATCGAAACTGTTATCACTAAACGGAGAGGCGTTGCTTGTTGATACTGGTGATCAGGAAGTGGATCAGGAGCTTAGCGGATATATTGAAGTCATTAAAGGATATGCATTTACAGCGAGTTATCCAGTGGAGTGCTAA
- a CDS encoding SurA N-terminal domain-containing protein has protein sequence MVPKKRTILMVTLLLAMFMVACGGAGEDLENDEALENGEQTEAVQETGEPVAMVNGEAIDRGLFQRQLERSIAVNEQQGMVMEGEEGDAMKEQLKEQLIEQLVQQEVIFQEAMDQGIEVTEDDVKAELDMVKEQFETEEQFLDALEVNQFTEDEFKDMLTVELTVDTFLDHNSTDVSVEESELREYYDLHEQQYQAQMEAMEAEGQELSEEEMAMMELPPYEEMKEQLREQLIMEKQQEEQTALINELMENSEIEIML, from the coding sequence GTGGTACCTAAGAAGAGAACGATTTTAATGGTGACGCTGTTACTGGCAATGTTTATGGTTGCGTGTGGAGGCGCCGGTGAAGATTTGGAAAATGATGAAGCGTTAGAAAACGGTGAGCAAACAGAGGCTGTGCAGGAAACAGGAGAGCCGGTTGCAATGGTAAATGGCGAAGCGATTGATAGAGGTCTTTTTCAGAGGCAATTAGAAAGATCTATTGCTGTTAATGAGCAGCAAGGTATGGTAATGGAAGGTGAAGAAGGCGATGCAATGAAAGAACAGTTAAAGGAGCAATTAATTGAGCAATTGGTTCAACAGGAAGTTATTTTCCAGGAGGCCATGGATCAAGGCATTGAAGTAACTGAAGATGATGTGAAGGCAGAACTGGATATGGTGAAAGAGCAATTTGAAACAGAAGAACAATTTCTGGATGCTTTGGAAGTAAATCAGTTCACCGAAGATGAATTCAAAGATATGCTTACAGTGGAGCTTACCGTTGATACTTTTCTTGATCATAACAGCACAGATGTAAGTGTTGAAGAAAGCGAACTGCGTGAGTATTATGATCTTCATGAACAGCAGTATCAGGCGCAGATGGAAGCTATGGAAGCAGAGGGGCAGGAGCTATCTGAAGAAGAAATGGCAATGATGGAATTACCGCCCTATGAAGAAATGAAAGAACAACTTCGTGAACAACTTATAATGGAAAAGCAGCAGGAAGAACAAACGGCGCTAATTAATGAGTTAATGGAAAATAGTGAAATAGAGATTATGCTTTAA
- the nhaC gene encoding Na+/H+ antiporter NhaC: MNYDNKNFPKPTPAQAFTPLIALVVIVMTTYLGFGVDAHIPLFFSVAVAALVAIFWMGHKWSTVQEGMLKGINFALDAVLILTIVGILIGAWIEGGIVPTVVYYGLQLISPQLFLVATLIVCSLVSVFTGSSWNSLGTVGLAMFVIGEGMGVPSGMTVGAIVSGAYFGDKLSPLSDTTVVASGTGGVNIYDHIKHMLKVSGPAYLIALVLFGILGSQFAGANMDYDQIAEINSAITSTFTVNPLMLVPMILVLAMIIKRVPPIAALSVGAIIGGVWALLFQGADLGSVITSMHYGFTMDTGMAIVDGVLSRGGLQSMMWTISMILITLMFGGIIEHTRMTEVMLENLLSLAKTPKALAITAHFTTLFLIMTVLSHYLTHTLICRTFKHAFEENGLHAKNVTRISENWGTLPSSLIPWGPCGVFVYGLYGVHPFTYAPYAFFILAAMAISLIFAIVGFDMAKYEGKPTEDVA, from the coding sequence ATGAATTACGACAATAAGAATTTTCCTAAGCCAACACCGGCTCAGGCTTTTACACCGCTAATTGCACTTGTTGTTATCGTTATGACTACTTACTTAGGTTTTGGGGTTGATGCTCATATTCCATTATTTTTCTCTGTAGCTGTTGCAGCATTAGTTGCTATTTTCTGGATGGGGCATAAATGGAGTACCGTGCAGGAAGGTATGCTGAAGGGGATTAACTTCGCCCTAGATGCTGTATTGATTTTGACAATTGTTGGTATTTTAATTGGTGCTTGGATTGAAGGCGGTATTGTACCAACAGTCGTTTATTACGGATTACAACTTATTTCTCCGCAATTGTTTTTAGTAGCCACACTTATTGTTTGTTCTTTGGTATCGGTGTTTACCGGTAGTTCTTGGAACTCTCTTGGTACCGTTGGGCTTGCTATGTTCGTCATTGGTGAAGGCATGGGCGTACCTAGTGGTATGACCGTTGGTGCCATCGTATCTGGTGCATACTTTGGTGATAAATTGTCTCCCTTATCCGATACCACAGTTGTAGCGTCTGGTACTGGTGGGGTTAATATTTATGATCACATAAAGCACATGCTAAAGGTTTCAGGTCCGGCGTATCTAATTGCCCTAGTCCTTTTCGGTATATTAGGTTCACAATTTGCAGGTGCAAATATGGATTACGATCAAATTGCTGAAATTAATAGTGCCATTACTTCGACGTTTACAGTTAATCCTCTTATGCTTGTGCCCATGATTTTGGTTCTTGCTATGATCATTAAACGAGTTCCTCCGATTGCCGCCTTGTCTGTAGGTGCTATTATTGGCGGAGTTTGGGCTCTTCTTTTCCAAGGAGCTGATTTGGGTTCTGTGATAACCTCCATGCACTATGGGTTTACGATGGATACTGGCATGGCAATCGTTGACGGTGTTCTCTCTAGGGGTGGACTACAAAGCATGATGTGGACGATCTCTATGATTCTAATCACACTAATGTTTGGTGGAATCATTGAGCATACAAGAATGACAGAAGTAATGCTTGAGAATTTACTGAGCTTAGCTAAAACACCTAAAGCTTTAGCAATTACAGCTCATTTCACTACATTATTCCTTATCATGACAGTGCTTTCTCATTATCTGACACACACATTAATCTGTAGAACGTTTAAGCATGCTTTTGAAGAAAATGGATTGCATGCCAAGAATGTTACTAGGATATCCGAAAACTGGGGTACATTGCCTTCTTCCTTAATTCCTTGGGGACCTTGTGGTGTATTTGTTTATGGTCTTTATGGAGTGCATCCTTTCACATACGCACCATATGCATTCTTTATTCTCGCTGCAATGGCTATTTCATTAATCTTTGCAATAGTAGGGTTTGATATGGCAAAGTATGAAGGAAAGCCGACGGAAGACGTAGCATAG
- a CDS encoding putative quinol monooxygenase encodes MITIVAKSIVKEGKLETFKALAQEMVEKSRKEKGCITYQLYQDIHNDHVMTFIEEWEDMESVEAHQKTEHFEKNVPKMKALRHPSSEMTLYKKYI; translated from the coding sequence ATGATAACTATTGTTGCCAAGAGCATTGTGAAAGAAGGAAAGCTGGAAACTTTTAAGGCATTAGCTCAGGAAATGGTTGAAAAGAGCAGAAAGGAAAAGGGTTGTATCACCTATCAACTGTATCAGGATATTCATAATGATCATGTGATGACATTTATTGAAGAGTGGGAAGATATGGAATCTGTAGAAGCACATCAAAAAACAGAGCACTTTGAAAAAAATGTGCCTAAAATGAAAGCATTGCGACATCCGTCATCGGAGATGACCTTATATAAAAAATACATCTAA
- a CDS encoding TVP38/TMEM64 family protein, which translates to MNYKETVQEKSFYKYILIFFIFALYLFLQNQYNAIRPDMFRNILTSFGVFSPVLFLLFSFIRPFAFFPITIFYLASGLAFGPFWGGILATLGAISGALTAHMIAQKTGIEFLPSALQEKILNAKNMINQNGFHSILMIRFIPLLSFDLISFASGLAKIQRKPYILGTLLGTTPRIFAYTFLGSSIVNISDANLWTILFLFMIIFILPLGVYKKIHGYKFNH; encoded by the coding sequence ATGAATTATAAAGAAACGGTGCAAGAAAAATCTTTCTATAAATATATCCTTATATTCTTTATCTTTGCTCTATATTTATTCTTACAAAACCAATATAATGCGATCCGCCCTGACATGTTTCGGAATATATTAACCTCTTTCGGTGTTTTTAGTCCGGTTCTGTTTTTATTATTCTCTTTTATAAGACCTTTCGCTTTTTTTCCTATAACCATCTTTTATCTAGCTAGCGGCTTAGCTTTTGGTCCGTTTTGGGGAGGGATTTTAGCAACTCTCGGTGCCATCTCCGGAGCCTTGACTGCCCATATGATAGCACAAAAGACAGGGATTGAATTTTTACCTTCTGCCTTGCAAGAAAAAATACTCAATGCTAAAAACATGATAAATCAAAACGGATTTCACTCGATACTAATGATTCGGTTTATCCCGTTACTCAGCTTTGATTTAATCAGTTTTGCCAGCGGTCTAGCCAAAATTCAGCGAAAACCATATATTCTCGGAACGCTCCTTGGAACTACTCCAAGAATTTTCGCCTACACTTTTCTCGGCTCCAGCATTGTTAATATTTCTGATGCCAATCTTTGGACCATTTTGTTTCTATTTATGATTATCTTTATACTTCCCCTGGGCGTCTACAAAAAAATACATGGATATAAATTCAACCATTAG
- a CDS encoding SDR family NAD(P)-dependent oxidoreductase, which yields MDESIKKSIYDFFSLKDKVAVITGAGNGIGKATAKMMAELGAAVIACDIEKEPLKQTMLEIIEAGGSVEALTCDITQPVQVKSVIEQVQDMHGTIHILVNNGATMGGGKTVEKVDESEFNRLIDVNLRGVYRFIYEVLPIMRKQQYGKIVNVSSVAAIAGDMTDIHYSAAKGGVISMSKTLAKELAQEKINVNVVAPGLIKTRMMHEWEIEPALKRFHRIGEPEDVAATICFLASDAASYFSGQVLSPNGGEYMV from the coding sequence ATGGATGAATCAATAAAGAAAAGTATCTATGACTTTTTTTCCCTTAAAGATAAGGTGGCGGTGATCACAGGTGCTGGAAATGGAATAGGAAAAGCGACCGCAAAAATGATGGCGGAACTAGGAGCTGCCGTAATTGCCTGTGATATTGAGAAGGAGCCTTTGAAGCAAACCATGCTGGAAATCATAGAAGCTGGAGGAAGTGTTGAGGCGTTAACGTGTGATATCACACAACCGGTACAAGTCAAATCAGTGATAGAACAAGTACAGGACATGCATGGAACTATCCATATTCTTGTCAATAATGGCGCGACGATGGGTGGTGGAAAAACAGTGGAAAAAGTAGATGAGTCTGAATTTAATCGGTTGATAGATGTAAATTTACGAGGAGTATATCGTTTTATTTATGAAGTCTTGCCTATCATGCGAAAACAACAGTATGGTAAAATTGTAAACGTAAGTTCAGTAGCCGCCATTGCAGGAGATATGACGGATATTCATTATTCAGCGGCTAAGGGTGGCGTGATTTCAATGAGCAAAACCTTGGCGAAAGAATTGGCACAAGAAAAAATAAATGTAAACGTGGTGGCTCCAGGTTTAATAAAAACAAGAATGATGCATGAATGGGAAATAGAACCAGCACTGAAACGATTTCACCGAATAGGAGAGCCAGAAGATGTGGCGGCAACCATATGTTTTTTAGCTTCTGATGCGGCGAGCTATTTTTCTGGACAGGTGTTATCTCCAAATGGAGGAGAATATATGGTGTGA
- a CDS encoding U32 family peptidase, with protein sequence MEKRYELLAPAGNSEALTAAVQNRADAVYLSGKVFGARKFAGNFTKEELVKAVQYCHVRGVAVYVTVNTLVFNDELDMLKSYLAFLYHHDVDAIIVQDIGVLDYIRKTYPDWDVHCSTQMSVQTMADVHYLEKLGVQRVVLGREMSLETIRQVKKKTNLALEVFVHGALCISVSGQCLMSSMIGGRSGNRGRCAQPCRQLYTLTTEKNRKPVDGFKDRYLLSPKDLCTLKDLHHLVDAGVFSFKIEGRMKSPEYVAAVVRAYRNMLDAIEAGTEVREEAEKKELAVFNRGFTRGHLFGDEGDRLMSSYHSGNQGYLLGSVIGYDKKKQQLSLKLDEAVSQNDEIQLRRDGKSFGGRAERIEQNGKIVKHCAAGTICKVNFKHECYPKEQVFKTYDEAGIKSLKETYHKEMLEIPVKIEVSIKDGEALHGKISDGSREIEVWAENVPERALNKPLSEEKAMLQMSKLGGTPFKVQEMIVHLGSGLAVPIKALNELRRDLVEALIQARSDWHQRNKDSAKTLIEVNQIQKNDPGEKWSKKELNFSCSVTSLEQLEALLEVDYGSEIPTIYFRNPNLLEDAIKVVVQHGFKGKLVPEILKLVSDEKLIQYRKKIQALGLDTVLIQNVGHIEVFKSFEIMGDISLNIVNDLSLRYYYQHYTLRRVTLSPELNLSQIKEMDLIPSKTELLGFGFLPVMALKHCLFKGNNECRSKNISCQNELCRDKLFFLKDRKSEHFPIYRHATGYSEVYNSKRLLFLENMQDLAEAGIGIMRLNFLYENKQETMEIAQMYINAKKGKCSKVDEQRLEILKDEGITRGHLFRGVE encoded by the coding sequence ATGGAAAAGAGATATGAATTGTTAGCACCTGCAGGAAATAGTGAGGCCTTAACAGCAGCCGTGCAAAATAGAGCGGATGCCGTTTACTTATCAGGAAAAGTGTTCGGAGCCAGAAAATTTGCTGGAAACTTTACAAAGGAAGAATTGGTAAAAGCGGTTCAATATTGTCATGTCAGAGGTGTAGCTGTATATGTGACGGTGAATACATTGGTTTTTAATGACGAGTTGGATATGCTGAAGTCTTATTTAGCATTTCTCTATCATCATGATGTGGATGCGATCATTGTTCAGGATATCGGTGTACTAGACTATATTCGAAAGACATATCCTGATTGGGATGTACATTGTTCGACACAAATGTCTGTTCAAACAATGGCGGATGTTCATTATCTTGAAAAACTAGGTGTGCAACGGGTCGTACTAGGACGAGAAATGTCTTTAGAAACCATTCGGCAAGTGAAGAAAAAAACAAATCTTGCCTTAGAAGTATTTGTTCATGGAGCTTTGTGTATTTCAGTTTCAGGACAGTGTTTGATGAGCAGTATGATTGGTGGAAGAAGCGGAAATCGTGGCAGGTGTGCTCAGCCTTGTCGCCAGTTATATACGTTAACAACAGAAAAAAACAGGAAGCCTGTCGATGGCTTTAAAGATCGCTATTTACTGAGCCCCAAAGATCTTTGTACATTAAAAGATCTTCATCATCTTGTTGATGCTGGTGTATTTTCCTTTAAGATAGAAGGTCGAATGAAAAGTCCGGAGTACGTTGCGGCTGTCGTCCGAGCTTATCGGAACATGTTAGATGCAATAGAAGCAGGTACAGAAGTAAGGGAAGAGGCAGAAAAAAAGGAATTAGCCGTTTTTAACCGAGGTTTTACAAGAGGACATCTGTTTGGAGATGAAGGAGATCGTTTAATGAGCTCTTACCATTCTGGAAATCAGGGGTACTTACTTGGGTCGGTTATAGGATACGATAAAAAGAAACAACAGCTAAGCTTAAAACTGGACGAAGCTGTATCTCAAAACGACGAAATACAGCTAAGAAGAGATGGGAAATCTTTTGGTGGAAGAGCTGAACGAATAGAGCAAAATGGAAAAATAGTAAAACATTGTGCGGCTGGCACCATATGCAAAGTGAATTTCAAGCATGAGTGTTATCCAAAAGAACAGGTATTTAAGACATACGATGAGGCAGGAATAAAATCCCTTAAAGAAACTTATCACAAGGAAATGCTGGAGATACCAGTAAAGATAGAAGTATCGATTAAAGATGGAGAAGCATTACATGGCAAAATATCCGATGGGAGTCGAGAAATAGAAGTATGGGCGGAGAATGTCCCTGAAAGAGCATTGAATAAACCATTATCAGAAGAAAAAGCGATGCTTCAAATGTCAAAATTAGGCGGCACCCCTTTTAAGGTTCAAGAGATGATCGTTCATCTTGGATCGGGTTTGGCAGTTCCGATCAAGGCGTTAAATGAGCTAAGGCGGGATTTGGTGGAAGCGTTAATTCAGGCAAGAAGTGACTGGCATCAAAGGAATAAAGACTCTGCAAAAACGCTGATAGAGGTAAATCAAATACAGAAAAATGATCCGGGAGAAAAGTGGAGTAAAAAAGAACTGAACTTTTCATGTTCTGTAACCAGCTTAGAACAGTTAGAAGCTTTGTTGGAAGTGGATTATGGGAGTGAAATACCTACTATTTATTTTCGGAATCCAAATTTATTAGAAGACGCCATAAAAGTGGTGGTTCAACACGGGTTTAAAGGAAAGTTGGTCCCGGAAATACTTAAACTAGTTTCGGATGAAAAACTGATTCAGTATAGGAAGAAAATCCAGGCATTGGGTTTGGATACGGTATTAATTCAAAATGTAGGACATATAGAGGTATTTAAGTCTTTTGAAATAATGGGAGATATATCCTTAAATATTGTTAATGATCTTTCTCTCCGTTACTATTATCAACATTACACACTGCGACGCGTTACCTTATCTCCGGAATTGAATTTATCACAGATTAAAGAAATGGATCTGATCCCGTCCAAAACAGAACTCCTTGGGTTTGGTTTTTTGCCCGTAATGGCATTGAAGCATTGCTTGTTTAAGGGAAATAATGAGTGTCGAAGCAAAAACATCTCCTGTCAGAATGAACTGTGTCGGGATAAACTATTTTTTTTGAAAGATCGAAAATCGGAACATTTTCCGATTTATCGTCATGCTACTGGTTATTCGGAAGTTTATAATTCGAAAAGATTATTATTTTTAGAAAATATGCAGGACCTAGCTGAAGCGGGAATTGGTATTATGAGGTTGAATTTCCTTTATGAAAATAAACAAGAAACGATGGAAATAGCTCAAATGTATATCAATGCCAAAAAAGGAAAATGCAGCAAGGTGGACGAACAACGGCTGGAGATCTTAAAAGACGAAGGAATCACTCGAGGTCATCTTTTTAGAGGAGTGGAGTAA
- a CDS encoding 2-oxoacid:acceptor oxidoreductase subunit alpha, which translates to MDHNLLIGGSAGQGMDTLSSLLERYLMRQGYHVFVHKDYMSRVRGGHNFIQIRFSDQALTSHRHSLDLILAFDKTTIEEHQSRLLPDGCILCDEKIATEDDHVLRFPIEASAKESGNPKTFTSVFLGLLITWYGLNPESMEEMISQAFQNRSPEANINAYRLGTQLAKPSVSLPVGKVTDQLLLNGNQAIALGAIAAGVTFYSAYPMTPSTSIMNYLASKQEEAGIVVEQAEDEIAAINMAIGANYTGVRAMTGTSGGGFSLMTEALGLSGITETPLVVANVQRPGPATGLPTRTEQSDLSFLLTASHGETPRMITALRNPKESFYQTTRAFNLSEKYQLPVILLSDQYLADYTVTTDTFDLSDVTIERHLSSSSHYQEDFSYKRYALTENGISPRLIPGKATNQIVLADSDEHDEAGHITESATTRIAMMKKRMGKMDLLQEEIEEPWHWGVDQPEVLLLAWGSTAGSLQEALSLLQQDNDFPATAALIFGDLWPLPVQRLEKLAKTAKTIVNIEQNYTGQLAKLIRQETGIKCQHSYLKYDGRQMTPEEIVIALKKEVL; encoded by the coding sequence TTGGATCATAATTTATTAATTGGCGGTTCCGCTGGTCAAGGAATGGACACTTTGTCTAGTTTATTGGAACGCTATCTTATGCGTCAGGGCTATCACGTTTTTGTTCACAAGGATTATATGTCCAGAGTCCGTGGTGGGCACAATTTTATTCAAATTCGTTTTAGCGACCAGGCTTTAACATCACATCGACATTCCTTAGATTTAATCCTGGCTTTTGATAAAACCACTATCGAAGAACATCAATCAAGACTTCTCCCCGATGGATGTATCCTCTGCGATGAAAAAATAGCAACTGAGGATGATCATGTATTACGCTTTCCCATCGAAGCTTCTGCGAAAGAATCCGGGAATCCTAAAACTTTCACAAGTGTTTTTTTAGGTTTATTGATTACGTGGTATGGCTTAAATCCAGAATCAATGGAAGAAATGATCTCACAAGCATTTCAAAACCGATCGCCTGAAGCCAATATTAACGCTTATCGACTAGGCACACAGTTAGCAAAACCATCTGTATCGTTACCAGTAGGAAAGGTCACTGATCAACTATTATTAAATGGTAATCAAGCCATTGCTTTAGGTGCCATTGCTGCAGGCGTAACCTTTTACAGTGCGTATCCGATGACACCTTCCACCAGCATCATGAATTACCTAGCTTCAAAACAAGAGGAGGCCGGTATCGTCGTTGAACAGGCAGAGGATGAAATTGCTGCTATCAACATGGCCATTGGTGCTAACTATACCGGAGTTCGTGCAATGACCGGCACTTCCGGTGGTGGCTTCTCTTTAATGACAGAAGCCCTGGGATTATCCGGAATTACAGAAACCCCTCTCGTAGTGGCTAATGTTCAACGACCTGGCCCTGCAACCGGACTCCCTACTCGAACAGAACAAAGCGACCTCAGTTTTCTATTAACGGCTTCTCATGGTGAAACCCCAAGGATGATTACGGCTTTACGTAACCCAAAAGAGTCGTTTTATCAAACAACAAGAGCTTTTAATCTTTCAGAAAAATACCAGTTGCCAGTCATTCTATTAAGTGACCAATATTTAGCTGATTATACGGTTACTACCGATACCTTCGATCTTTCTGATGTAACCATCGAAAGACACCTGTCCAGTTCCAGCCATTATCAGGAGGATTTTTCTTATAAAAGATATGCTTTAACGGAAAATGGTATTTCGCCCAGACTCATCCCCGGAAAAGCAACGAACCAAATTGTATTAGCTGACAGCGATGAACATGACGAAGCTGGTCATATTACAGAATCAGCAACCACCAGAATAGCAATGATGAAAAAACGAATGGGTAAAATGGACTTACTGCAAGAAGAGATCGAAGAACCCTGGCATTGGGGCGTAGATCAACCGGAAGTTTTATTATTAGCTTGGGGATCCACGGCTGGATCGTTACAAGAGGCATTATCCTTACTACAGCAAGATAATGATTTCCCTGCTACGGCTGCCCTTATTTTTGGGGATTTGTGGCCATTACCGGTTCAACGATTAGAAAAACTGGCAAAAACAGCAAAAACCATCGTGAACATTGAACAAAACTATACCGGCCAACTGGCAAAACTGATTCGGCAAGAAACTGGCATTAAATGTCAGCATAGTTATCTGAAATATGACGGAAGACAAATGACACCAGAAGAAATTGTTATTGCCTTAAAAAAGGAGGTACTCTAA